The Dama dama isolate Ldn47 chromosome X, ASM3311817v1, whole genome shotgun sequence nucleotide sequence GTTGTGTGATAAGGTAAAAGATGCTGCCATCAGTAAAGGTTGACAAATCTGAGAATAAGATGGGCAAGGAATGTGAAGACGTTGAGGAAGGAGAATTGTGCCTTATATTGTTTAGGGTGAAATTTGTTGGAACTGGCTGGAATTTCTTATAATCTGTGTACATTCTGTAATTCCACTGTACATCTCTAGCATGAGTGGCTGCAAGATTTCTTTCAGTATGGGCAAATTTACCTGGGTAATCCTGTGATCTGTTGAGGATCATCTTTAGGAAGAATGTAAAGAAGCAGAATAATGGGCAGAAGGGGCAAGCTAAGGAGCTGAAAAGTCCTTCCACTCATTGGTAATGGTTAGTTGAGAAAGAGAAATGACCACCTCTAAATTGTTGGCTTTTACCCACTATTTAAACAAAATAGCATGTTTAGCTATCAAGTGAGATTGCCTGTTGATAGGGCAGGCTCCAATCCCAAGAAGGATTCAACAGCCCACATGCATGTCAGAGTAAATACAAGGGGAAGTAAATGTTAATTATACTATGTGGAAGCCCTCTCTTCTAGTTTCCATAAGCTTGAGACCTCTATTAATCCTCCCATTAAGTACTTCTACTTGATGTTAGGTTTACTGGGAAAAGATTATGTACTGAGCTCAGAGAATAATTCAACACTTTCCACTTAAGGTTAACAGTTCCTCCTGAAGAggaatgaaaaatgtgaaaggaagAACATTGGAAAGTGATTAGATCTTTCCACCACATTTACCTCTCCAAGTTCTATGTCAACCAGGCACTTCTTGCTTTTGTTACATGAGCGAAAAGTCTCTTAGTTTTATAAACAACAGCCTAAGAGAAACATTTTCAGCCAAAGAAGGGCATTCTTTTCTAAAGTATCTTACTGTGTAAACTTTGATCTTTACAGATGTGACTACATGAAAGCTTCCAGAGACAGAGAAGTGGGAGAAGTGGTACGTCAGGAAGGAGAGGTGGCAGTGGATAAGGTAGTCTGTATAGAGCCAAGGCAAGTCCATGACTTTGTGCTACCCAGGCAGTTTCCCAGGCCAGCCATTCAGGCAATTGATTCCTGTGGCAACCATGGAAACACAGTAATGCCTCAGTCTTATCTTCAGTTCCAAGGACTCCCAGAGCTTATGAAAATTTCCCCAGACATTTCACCTACTGATGGATACAGGTTTCACTTTCAGTTGTCGAATGTGGATAAAGACAACCATCAAGACCATATGCAACAAGATGTCTCCAGCTATTGTCCTTTAGAGCCCAGTTGCTTGCATTTGCTGCAAGATAAAGACATGGAGTGTACAGCAATCTACTCTGAGCTGTTGATGCAGGTGAGAAAGAGACAGGCAGATGAGGAATCCTGCAACAAATGGAAATACATAAGACCATGTGGAGCAAAAAGAATGCCAATTCGGAAAGCACCTCGAGTCATTCCAGATCCAGTGCCTGAGAGAAAAAGAACAGCTCCTGTTAACCTGGCTTACACAGTTCGTAAATCACGCATGCCAAATAGTGTTCACACTCGGCCCTATCGGGAGAGAGTGATTCACTTATTAGCACTGAAGGACTACAGGAAACGTGAACTTCTTATTCGACTTCAGAGAGACGGCATGACTGCAGAGGACAAGGACTCCGTTGAAAAAATTTTGCAGGAAGTAGCTCATCTGAATACTAAGGatctttcatattctttaaaGAATTGTGTTTTTAAAGAGCTCCAAAGAGACTGGCCTGGGTACAATGAGCTGGACAGGCAGGCATTGGAGTTAGTGCTTGCCAGAAAAGTAAATCCATTTCTCAATGTTACTGGTACTGACCATCCAAAATTTTCTATAGGTTCCAGTacagatgaaatattttttccttctcaggaacAGCTTTACAATTCAGCTGACATTGATTATTCAAAGAACAAAAAAGTTCGAATATCTCACCTGACAACTAAACAACAGTCAGCATCAAGTGGTCATTTGAATAACGCCAGTGAAATGTCTGCCCTGGGTCACCCACCATGCTTTGAATCTATCACTGGTCTTAGCTCTCCATCATTGCCCAACATCCACATTCCGACTTCAAATTCTCTTCAGCCTGTCTATTCTAAGTGTAGTTATTCTAGCATTACAGAAGGACCTGAGACTCAAGACCCACGTGTTGACAGGTTTAGTCAAAGCAGTAAAATTTTTGAGTGCCAGCAGGGTAAACACTCTCTGCAAACATTAGCCTCTATTTCAGTTACAATGAATTATCCGAAGCATATGGAGAAACAACATTCACTGACTGGTGAGAAATTCAAATACAAATCTATGGAAtataaagcaaaaagcaaagagcacAGTATTAAGATTTTGGAGAAACAGCAgacagatagtgaaggacaagatgAAGGTGCAAAACCAAATTCAAGTGAAGAAGTTGCAAAGGTTTGCACTCCCACTGAGAAGACTTGTTCAACATCTGAGCTTCCAGATTATCTGACTAGCTATGTAACTATAATTTCCTCTGAGCAATGTGAGCGTTATGAGCAGGAATTTAGAGTAGATTATGAGGAATATAAGGCCTTGCATGAAAAGTTGCTgcctttttctaaaatatttgtttctctaaCTTCAAAAAAGGAACAGTTTACTCCAGATTCAAGAGAATATGAAGCTATTAATAAAAAAATCTCATTAGAATATCAGAAGATGAAAGAGATGAATCAcaattattttgaagaaaaactcAGATGCCAATATCTCTACAATAAGCTGGCTCACATTAAAGAGCTGATAAATAATTATGACCAGCAGTGAATAGAGTCATAGCCTGAGAATAGTTCTAGGACCAGAGTAAATAAATGtaagcttatttatttaaaattccaaattACTTGCTCTAAGATTCTAAAAGGATGAAGCTTCGCTGTTGAAACAATCAGTAGTACtattgtaattttcctttttctttttatgtttattttaatttttgtttttttattttattagctttatgtttctcttatttttatttgattcatttgttttatgttgatttatgtttctttttgtttttaagtttctttttatttattcatatcatttactttttattttattttgcctttcttttatgTACTTCTGAAGTTGTTTCATCTGTTCCCTTCTACCTCaaaatttgttttcattccttttgttcttttcaaaatattctgaGGATCCAGTGACTTTGAAACAAACttgtacacatttaaaaaataaaagcttataaTGAGCAATGGAAAGTGCTTTTGAATAAATATagcctgttttgcttttttaacacTTATGCAATTTGTCCTTAAAACACAGATGTttagaaaattatagaaaatactaTGATTCTTCAAGCAGTACATATTTTCGTTTCATTAAGTTTATTTGTTGATGAAGCATGAAACTTGATTTTATCTTAGAGAGCACAACTTATGTGGTCAAACATGCAAAGCTTTTAACAATTCTATGTTATCTCTTCAAAGTACTGCCAGTTGAAACAAGGAAATATTATGTTTGTAAATTTAAGTCTTttaatgttttccaaaatatGAATATTGTCTTTAGTAAATGTTTGTTTCCATCATCTAACAGAAAGTTAGTACATACCAAAAAATGACAGTTTTGTACAATAGAAAGGCTAATAATGAAATGAACACTTAACAACTTGAAAACCAATTTAGGAAGCAGAGGATTCCCAAGTCCTTTGCGGGTACCTTTATTCTCTTATCTTTCCTGTATCCCTGTCCCGCCTCCCCTGAAAGTGATAAACACTCCCCCAAATTTATGTTtacctttgattttctttttaaatcagtcagttcagttcagtccctcagttgtgtctgactcttcgtgatcccatggactgtagcacaccaggtctccgtgtccatcatcaactcctggatcttgctcaaactcatgtccattgagtcagtgatgccatccaaccatctcatcctctgtcgtccccttctcctcctgccttcaatcttttccagcatcaggctcttttcgattgagtcagttctaagcatcaggtggacaaaatattggagtttcagctttagcatcagtccttccaatgaatattcaggactggtttcctttagaattgactagtttgaactccttgaagtccaagggactctcaagagtcttctgcaacaccacagttcaaaagcatcaattcttcagttctcagctttctttatgatccaactctcacaaccatacatgactactggaaaaaccccatagctttgactagacgaacctttgttggcaaagtaacatctctgctttttaacatgctctctaggttggtcagagcttttcttccaaggatcaagtgtcttttattctttaaataaaagattcttaaaatattctttaaagtgtctttaatttcttggctgcagtcaccataagcagtgattttggagcccaggaaagtaaagtctctcactgtttccattgtttccccatctatttgccatgaagtgatgggaccggatgccatgatcttagttttttgaatgttgagttttaaatcaattttttcactctcctctttcactttcatcaagaagctctttagttcttcttagctttctgccattaaggtggtgtcatctgcatatctgagatgattgatatttcccccaaaatcttgattccatcttgtgcttcatctggcacttcacatgatgtactctgcatataaattaaataagcaaggtgacaatatacagccttgacaaactcctttcccaatttggaaccagtctgtccaTGTGTGGCACTAATTGTAgtttattgacctgcatacagagttcccaggaggcaggtaaggtgatctggtattcacatctcttgaagaatttttcacagtttgttatgattcacCCAGTCAAatactttggtgtagtcaataaagcagaagtaaatgtttttccagaactctcttgctttttttttatgatccagtggtGTTGgtaattgatctctggttcctcaggcttttccaaacccagcttgaacatctggaagttcatgtttcacgtacttttgaagactggcttggtgaattttgagcatttctttgctagcgtgtgagatgagtgcaattgtgcagtaatttgaacattctttggcattgcctttcttagggattggaatgaaagctgactttttctagtcctgtggccactgttgagttttccaaatttgctggcatattgagtacagcactttcacagcataattttttaggatttgaaatagctcaaatggaattccatcacctccactagctttgttcatagtgatgcttcctaaggcccacttgacttcacattccaggatatctggctctaggttgagtgatcacaccattgtggttatctgggtcataaaaatatttttgtatagttctttggtgtattcttgccacctcttcttaatatgtttggcttctgttaggtccataccatttctgtcctttattgtgcccatctttgaatgaaatgttcccttggtatctctaatttcttggtatctctaatatctACTATATTTATAAGCATCTTTAAACAGTATATTGTTCACTTTTTTAATCTTTGGGAAAATGATGTCATACTGTAGCTAGTTGTCATCTTGTTTTTTCAGCCAACCTTATATTTCTAGGATTTATTTATGCTGATGTGTCTATaagtagcttatttattttttcacttatatgtTGGATCATCATATGCCTTTCGTACTATTTAGCCACCCATTTTCTTATTACTACAGAttgggttttctctctctctctctttttttttttttttttttgttgttattacaatgttgctgtgaacattttttGCAAATTTACCTTTTTCCATCAtctgtgcttttattttcatttaattttattttatagcccATAGGAACTTACTGCTTGTGTCTGATcactatttatttagttttacatGAATTTTCCCTTGGTTTTCAGGCTTCcctctattttcttatttctggctcatatgattttctttttttttgaaagctccttttattcttttatatgggTCGACTGGCAGTGAATCCTCTCAGTTTTTTAGTTTGTATATGCTTTTAATCGATTGTTCCTTTTAAAGAACATGTTAATTATTAAATTGAAGAATTCCAAGTTGATGATTATTTTCATTGGCAGTATAAGTATGCCTCTGCAATAGTGCAGATTCAGCTCCAGGCCATTGCAACAAAgcgaatattgcaataaagcaagtcacataatTATTTTGTTTCCCTGAAATTCAAACCCCATTCTAATTTAAACTCCTACATGAGGTAATCCAACAGCCATGCTACTGAGAGACCTTCTAAATGAGCAAGTAATCAGGACAATTAACAACAAAGACTCTTTGCCTGCTAATACATTGTGGCAGGGGACTAGGTTTTGAATTCATAACTTGAATTGAATCCCGACCCTGCCACTTTCTATGCAACTTTGGAGAGGTTGCATGATAGCTTTGGAGGTTAGTTTTCCTATCTGTATGTTGGTAATAATAACACTcaactcaaaaaaacaaaaaacaaaaacactcacCTCACAGAGTAATTGTGTCTAGTGCAAGGTAAGCAATCAATGAAAAAAAGAGCTGATCTTGATATGATTATTTTTCCCTGTGGGagataaaaatacaaatcagTTAGCAGCAGGATTAGCTTCCAAGTTATCTGAAAAACAAGGAATATTTACTGTGGCTTGGGATTCATACAGAAAACACTTGAGTTAGCAACATGGAAAAGATATCAAATGGACTGTTTGATGAAATCAGGTGAATGCTGTCTCTGAAGTCAGTATAAATTTGTGGAGGAAAGCTTCCCCTAggctatacagaaaaaaaaaaaaaaacacagatc carries:
- the LOC133052631 gene encoding RNA polymerase II elongation factor ELL2-like; translation: MWYAFSPPRPQPQSLPMPVRCDYMKASRDREVGEVVRQEGEVAVDKVVCIEPRQVHDFVLPRQFPRPAIQAIDSCGNHGNTVMPQSYLQFQGLPELMKISPDISPTDGYRFHFQLSNVDKDNHQDHMQQDVSSYCPLEPSCLHLLQDKDMECTAIYSELLMQVRKRQADEESCNKWKYIRPCGAKRMPIRKAPRVIPDPVPERKRTAPVNLAYTVRKSRMPNSVHTRPYRERVIHLLALKDYRKRELLIRLQRDGMTAEDKDSVEKILQEVAHLNTKDLSYSLKNCVFKELQRDWPGYNELDRQALELVLARKVNPFLNVTGTDHPKFSIGSSTDEIFFPSQEQLYNSADIDYSKNKKVRISHLTTKQQSASSGHLNNASEMSALGHPPCFESITGLSSPSLPNIHIPTSNSLQPVYSKCSYSSITEGPETQDPRVDRFSQSSKIFECQQGKHSLQTLASISVTMNYPKHMEKQHSLTGEKFKYKSMEYKAKSKEHSIKILEKQQTDSEGQDEGAKPNSSEEVAKVCTPTEKTCSTSELPDYLTSYVTIISSEQCERYEQEFRVDYEEYKALHEKLLPFSKIFVSLTSKKEQFTPDSREYEAINKKISLEYQKMKEMNHNYFEEKLRCQYLYNKLAHIKELINNYDQQ